A region of Thermococcus barossii DNA encodes the following proteins:
- the mobA gene encoding molybdenum cofactor guanylyltransferase MobA, with amino-acid sequence MLGAVLAGGRSRRFGDDKLLFRIEGRPLILHAIERLESASLIREVVIVASADNAGKLGHLGYGVVVDELSVGPIGGVYTALGLGDAFVVAGDMPLIVPEFVDYIVREFGKSGKAVCVPRWTNGYLEPLHAAYSKVFRRVLDEKIKIGEYSLNGAIRSADACYLDVDGLPFHWRESFFNVNRRSDLRKLLKSGLK; translated from the coding sequence CGGGGACGATAAGCTCCTCTTTAGGATAGAGGGGAGGCCGCTCATCCTGCACGCCATCGAGAGACTTGAGTCTGCATCGCTGATACGGGAGGTCGTTATAGTTGCATCTGCCGACAACGCGGGGAAGCTGGGGCACCTCGGCTATGGTGTCGTGGTCGATGAGCTCTCTGTCGGACCCATCGGGGGTGTCTATACGGCGTTGGGCCTCGGCGATGCCTTCGTCGTTGCTGGCGACATGCCGCTAATCGTCCCGGAGTTCGTTGATTACATAGTTCGTGAATTCGGGAAAAGTGGAAAAGCAGTCTGCGTTCCCCGCTGGACCAACGGATATCTCGAACCCCTCCATGCGGCCTACTCGAAGGTGTTCCGCCGCGTTCTCGATGAGAAAATAAAAATCGGAGAGTATTCGCTGAACGGTGCAATACGCTCCGCGGATGCGTGCTACCTGGACGTGGATGGACTGCCCTTCCACTGGAGGGAAAGCTTCTTCAACGTTAACCGCCGGAGCGACCTCAGGAAACTTCTGAAAAGCGGACTAAAGTGA